In Dyadobacter subterraneus, a single genomic region encodes these proteins:
- a CDS encoding helix-turn-helix domain-containing protein — protein MPELTNLQDFYKEASLLIPERIQKEIGHFNVFRTEEIFGAKQTKMPYNRRAYYKISLIIGRNRAEYADKVIEIEKNALLFATPQIPYNYHSLDDNQTGIFCIFSEDFFVQSNTGIVIPDMPVFQPGGNPIFFLTDEQLDEVKLIFNKMLRELESDYAYKYDLIRNYVMELIHTGQKLQPVSALNTETNAVRRVSSLFMELLERQFPVEPPNQKLRLRSAKDYADQLSIHVNYLNKVLKEMTGKTTTGLILERIIQEAKILLKHTDWNISEIAYSLGFEEPAHFNNLFKKHTSLTPKSFRA, from the coding sequence ATGCCAGAACTTACGAATTTACAGGATTTTTATAAAGAAGCATCTTTACTGATTCCGGAACGGATACAGAAAGAAATTGGCCATTTCAACGTGTTCAGGACCGAAGAGATTTTTGGTGCGAAGCAGACAAAAATGCCTTACAACCGGAGAGCTTATTACAAGATAAGTTTGATTATTGGAAGAAATCGTGCAGAATATGCGGATAAAGTAATTGAAATTGAAAAGAATGCACTGCTCTTTGCTACACCTCAAATACCATACAACTACCATTCATTAGACGATAACCAGACTGGAATTTTCTGTATTTTTTCAGAAGATTTTTTTGTTCAGAGTAATACAGGGATTGTAATTCCGGATATGCCGGTTTTCCAGCCGGGAGGAAATCCAATCTTTTTCCTTACGGATGAACAGCTTGATGAAGTGAAATTGATTTTCAATAAGATGCTGCGAGAATTGGAATCGGATTATGCTTATAAGTACGATTTGATCCGGAATTACGTAATGGAATTAATTCATACCGGACAAAAATTACAACCCGTTTCAGCCCTCAATACAGAAACAAATGCGGTTCGCCGCGTTTCTTCTTTATTTATGGAATTACTGGAAAGGCAGTTTCCTGTTGAGCCGCCAAATCAGAAATTGAGACTAAGATCAGCAAAAGATTATGCAGATCAATTATCAATTCACGTGAATTATCTGAATAAAGTTTTAAAAGAAATGACCGGCAAAACGACTACCGGGCTCATTTTGGAAAGAATTATTCAGGAAGCGAAAATTCTGCTTAAACATACCGACTGGAATATTTCTGAAATTGCGTACAGTCTGGGATTTGAGGAGCCTGCACATTTTAATAATCTGTTTAAAAAACATACCAGTCTTACGCCAAAATCTTTCAGAGCCTAG
- a CDS encoding glycerophosphodiester phosphodiesterase: protein MKKNILAFAVSLFCLISIEGMSQNKIKVIAHRGAWKNTGATENSIAALEHAIKLGCYGSEFDVHMSTDSVLFVNHDHTIQGMDIEKATSEELSKIKLANGETLPTLEAYLKTGGKQKNTRLILEIKTSSINKERSLALATKCVEMVKKLKVEKITDYIAFDFDVCLKVKQLAPKAHVEYLNGDKTPAEILAAGLSGIDYHYSVYKKNENYIDEMHKEKLTTNAWTVNDKSTMQWFIDKKVDFITTNEPEQLFELLK, encoded by the coding sequence ATGAAAAAAAATATTCTGGCATTTGCCGTTTCGCTATTTTGCCTGATCTCGATTGAAGGTATGTCTCAAAATAAAATAAAAGTAATTGCCCATCGTGGGGCCTGGAAAAATACAGGTGCAACAGAAAATTCAATTGCCGCTTTGGAACACGCAATTAAGTTGGGTTGCTATGGAAGTGAATTTGATGTGCATATGTCGACGGACTCTGTACTTTTTGTTAACCATGATCATACCATTCAGGGAATGGACATTGAAAAGGCAACTTCTGAGGAATTGTCAAAAATAAAATTGGCCAATGGCGAAACATTGCCAACGCTTGAAGCTTATCTGAAAACAGGAGGAAAACAGAAAAACACGCGGTTAATTCTGGAAATAAAAACCTCTTCTATCAACAAAGAACGTTCGTTGGCTTTGGCTACGAAATGTGTTGAAATGGTGAAAAAGTTGAAAGTTGAAAAAATTACAGATTACATCGCTTTCGATTTTGATGTTTGTTTGAAAGTGAAACAACTGGCTCCAAAGGCACATGTGGAATATCTGAACGGAGATAAAACACCAGCAGAAATTTTGGCAGCCGGACTTTCAGGAATTGATTACCACTATTCGGTTTACAAAAAGAACGAGAATTATATTGACGAAATGCACAAGGAAAAGTTAACAACCAACGCCTGGACAGTTAATGATAAATCTACAATGCAGTGGTTTATTGACAAAAAAGTTGATTTCATTACCACAAATGAACCTGAGCAATTATTTGAATTGCTGAAATAA
- a CDS encoding FdhF/YdeP family oxidoreductase has product MDSDNSLIPDAENPEEFTGLKRGKIKTIAAGIPAVVSSMEKVVGEAGLSRGMKALWSLNKKGGFDCPSCAWPDPDDERSPIAEYCENGARAVAEEATAKKLTPSFFAENSVPDLAKLSDYEIGSKGRVAQPMFLPKGATYYQPITWDDAFGKIARSLKNLDTPNEAIFYTSGRTSNEAAFLYQLFVREFGTNNLPDCSNMCHESSGVALGESLGIGKGSVKLSDLYEAEVIIILGQNPGTNHPRMLSALQKGKQNGAKIISANPLPETGLMGFSNPQTVKGVLDIDTKLTDLFLHIKINGDMALLKAIQMLLIEEDEKNPGSVLDLDFIEKNTIGVEDFKQHIKEQNLDELIKTCGISLAQIKETVEILKHKSKIIVCWAMGLTQHKNAVDTIKEVVNLLLLKGSIGKPGAGTCPVRGHSNVQGDRTMGIFEKPTDALLKKIEENFGFVPPKEYGLDVVNSIKAMHAGKAKIFFGMGGNFISATPDTTFTAEALRKCSLTVHVSTKLNRSHLVHGEEAIILPCLGRSDIDTVNGEKQFVSCENSMGVIQSSKGILKPISDDLLSEPVIVCRLAKAMFGNTSTVNWDEFEKHYDTVRDAIEKTIPGFEKYNERVRIPGGFYLPNCNREGTFDTPTKKAHFNIAPVTTLPMEKDDLMMMTIRSHDQFNTTIYGLNDRYRGIYNERRVILMNESDIINRGLKDGDVVDLVNNHDGIERVANKFIVVKYPIPEGCSATYFPETNVLVPVSSVADKSNTPTSKQVILKVKKHEEKISELSVAHG; this is encoded by the coding sequence ATGGACTCAGATAATTCGTTAATACCAGACGCAGAAAATCCGGAAGAATTTACGGGATTGAAACGCGGCAAGATCAAAACCATCGCTGCCGGCATTCCGGCGGTCGTTTCCAGTATGGAAAAAGTGGTTGGCGAAGCTGGTTTAAGCAGAGGAATGAAGGCACTCTGGAGTCTTAATAAAAAAGGCGGTTTCGATTGTCCAAGCTGTGCCTGGCCAGATCCTGACGATGAGCGCTCACCGATTGCAGAGTATTGCGAAAACGGTGCAAGAGCCGTAGCAGAAGAAGCGACAGCCAAAAAGTTAACCCCTTCTTTCTTTGCAGAAAATTCGGTTCCAGACTTGGCAAAATTATCTGATTATGAAATTGGAAGTAAAGGGAGGGTTGCGCAGCCTATGTTTTTGCCAAAAGGTGCCACATATTATCAGCCCATAACCTGGGATGATGCTTTTGGTAAAATTGCCAGATCTTTGAAAAATCTGGACACTCCGAATGAAGCAATATTCTATACCTCCGGCCGTACAAGCAACGAGGCTGCTTTTTTATACCAACTTTTTGTAAGGGAATTTGGCACAAACAACCTGCCCGATTGCAGTAATATGTGCCATGAAAGCAGTGGTGTTGCCTTGGGAGAATCGTTGGGGATCGGAAAAGGATCAGTGAAATTGTCTGATTTATATGAAGCGGAAGTAATCATTATTCTCGGTCAAAATCCGGGCACAAATCATCCGAGGATGCTGTCTGCTTTACAGAAAGGAAAGCAGAATGGAGCAAAAATAATTTCTGCTAATCCATTACCGGAAACAGGATTGATGGGTTTTAGCAATCCACAAACGGTTAAGGGTGTTTTGGACATCGACACCAAACTGACCGACTTATTTCTGCATATTAAGATCAACGGAGATATGGCTTTGCTGAAAGCAATTCAGATGTTGTTGATTGAAGAAGACGAAAAAAATCCAGGCTCAGTTTTGGATCTCGATTTTATTGAAAAAAATACAATAGGCGTTGAGGATTTTAAACAGCATATCAAAGAACAAAATCTTGATGAGTTAATTAAAACATGCGGAATTTCTCTTGCTCAGATTAAGGAAACGGTTGAAATTTTAAAACATAAATCGAAGATAATTGTCTGCTGGGCAATGGGGTTGACGCAGCATAAAAATGCTGTTGATACGATTAAAGAAGTTGTCAACTTGCTTTTGCTTAAAGGCAGCATTGGAAAACCCGGTGCAGGAACGTGTCCCGTACGCGGGCACAGCAATGTGCAGGGCGACCGGACGATGGGGATTTTCGAAAAACCTACCGACGCATTATTAAAAAAAATAGAGGAAAATTTCGGATTTGTACCTCCGAAAGAATATGGTCTCGATGTGGTGAACAGTATCAAAGCCATGCACGCTGGTAAAGCCAAAATATTTTTTGGCATGGGTGGAAACTTTATTTCCGCCACGCCAGATACGACTTTTACCGCAGAGGCGCTAAGAAAATGCAGTTTAACCGTTCATGTTTCGACAAAGTTGAACCGCAGTCATTTGGTTCATGGCGAAGAGGCGATCATTTTGCCATGTTTGGGACGAAGTGATATTGATACGGTTAACGGCGAAAAACAATTTGTTTCTTGTGAGAATTCGATGGGCGTAATTCAGTCTTCAAAAGGAATTTTAAAACCTATTTCTGATGATTTGCTGAGTGAGCCTGTAATTGTTTGCCGGCTTGCGAAAGCAATGTTTGGTAATACCAGTACGGTGAACTGGGATGAATTTGAAAAACATTATGATACGGTCCGGGATGCAATTGAAAAAACAATTCCGGGATTTGAAAAATATAATGAGCGCGTTAGAATTCCGGGAGGTTTTTATTTACCAAACTGTAATCGTGAAGGCACGTTTGATACTCCTACTAAAAAAGCACATTTCAATATCGCTCCGGTAACTACCCTTCCGATGGAAAAAGATGATCTGATGATGATGACGATCCGAAGTCATGACCAATTTAACACGACCATTTACGGATTAAATGACCGTTATCGGGGAATTTACAATGAACGCCGGGTTATTTTGATGAATGAAAGTGATATCATTAATCGTGGATTGAAAGATGGCGATGTTGTCGATCTGGTCAATAATCATGATGGGATAGAACGGGTTGCTAATAAATTCATTGTTGTCAAATATCCGATTCCGGAAGGTTGTTCGGCTACTTATTTCCCTGAAACCAATGTGCTGGTTCCGGTGAGTAGTGTGGCGGATAAAAGTAATACGCCTACTTCTAAGCAGGTGATTTTAAAAGTAAAAAAGCACGAAGAAAAGATATCTGAACTGTCAGTAGCTCATGGCTAA
- a CDS encoding O-acetylhomoserine aminocarboxypropyltransferase/cysteine synthase family protein, with the protein MSNTAYQFETLQLHAGQEPDPVTNARAVPIYQTTSYTFNNSEHGANLFALKEFGNIYTRIMNPTTDVFEKRLAALEGGVAALGVASGHAAQFLAINNITTVGDNFVSTSFLYGGSFNQFKNSFKNIGVEARFADGDDISSFEKLIDGKTKAIYLETIGNPSYSIPDFEAFSALAAKYDLPIIVDNTFGAAGAICQPIKWGAHIVVESATKWIGGHGTTMGGVIVDAGTFDWGNGKYPQFTEPSPSYHGLVLNDVFGKNGPFGNIQFIIRARVEGLRDWGPSQSPFNSFLLLQGLETLTLRVERASENALALATWLEAHPDVEFVNYPGLASNKYKALAEKYLSRGAGSVLSFKLKAGKEAADTFVNSVKLTSHLANVGDSKTLIIHPASTTHSQLSETEQEQAGVAPGLLRLSVGIEHINDIKADLQQAFEAAK; encoded by the coding sequence ATGTCAAACACAGCTTATCAATTTGAAACACTTCAGTTACATGCAGGTCAGGAGCCGGATCCGGTAACCAATGCCCGTGCTGTACCGATTTATCAGACAACTTCCTACACTTTCAATAACTCCGAACATGGAGCAAATCTGTTCGCATTGAAAGAATTTGGAAACATCTACACCCGGATCATGAATCCGACCACGGATGTTTTTGAAAAAAGATTGGCTGCACTGGAAGGAGGAGTGGCTGCTTTGGGTGTTGCTTCGGGGCATGCTGCGCAGTTTCTGGCTATTAATAACATTACCACAGTTGGCGATAATTTCGTTTCTACGTCTTTTTTATATGGCGGAAGTTTTAACCAGTTTAAAAATTCCTTCAAGAATATTGGCGTTGAAGCGCGTTTTGCGGATGGAGACGATATTTCAAGTTTTGAAAAATTGATTGACGGTAAAACAAAAGCGATTTATCTGGAAACCATTGGTAACCCAAGTTACAGCATTCCGGATTTTGAAGCTTTTTCTGCCTTGGCAGCAAAATATGATTTGCCAATTATTGTCGATAATACTTTTGGTGCCGCTGGTGCTATTTGTCAGCCGATCAAATGGGGCGCACATATTGTTGTTGAATCCGCCACGAAATGGATTGGCGGTCATGGTACTACGATGGGCGGAGTAATTGTTGATGCCGGTACTTTTGATTGGGGGAATGGAAAATATCCACAATTTACGGAGCCATCGCCAAGTTATCACGGATTGGTACTGAATGATGTTTTTGGTAAAAATGGACCGTTCGGAAATATTCAATTTATCATTCGTGCAAGGGTAGAAGGTCTTCGTGACTGGGGCCCATCACAAAGTCCGTTTAATTCCTTTTTATTATTACAAGGTTTAGAAACGCTGACACTTCGCGTGGAACGTGCGAGTGAAAACGCCTTGGCTCTGGCAACCTGGCTGGAAGCGCATCCAGATGTAGAATTTGTAAATTATCCTGGCTTGGCTAGCAATAAATACAAAGCCTTGGCTGAGAAATATCTTAGCCGTGGAGCAGGATCTGTGCTTTCTTTCAAACTGAAAGCAGGAAAAGAAGCAGCGGATACTTTTGTGAATTCAGTAAAACTGACAAGCCATTTGGCTAACGTTGGTGATTCCAAAACGCTGATCATTCACCCGGCAAGTACAACGCACTCACAACTTTCAGAAACGGAACAGGAGCAGGCGGGTGTTGCACCGGGATTGTTGCGGTTATCGGTTGGGATTGAACATATTAATGATATAAAAGCAGATCTTCAGCAGGCTTTTGAAGCTGCGAAGTAA
- a CDS encoding SDR family NAD(P)-dependent oxidoreductase — MESTNKIALVTGGSRGLGKNMALSLAQKGSDVIIVYRTNEIEANEVVSEIEKLGRAAAAVQLDVADTKAFKGFFETVSSILKEKWGRETFDFLINNAGIDRSSAFADTTEEDFDELINVHFKGVYFLTQKALPLLADGGRIVNLSSGLARFATPGYAAYGSIKGAIEVFTRYLAKELGHRGITANVVAPGIIRTDFTKRAFSHEGLEAYMNSLTALGRVGEPEDIGGVVAFLCSKEAGWINAQRIEASGGMNL, encoded by the coding sequence ATGGAATCGACAAATAAAATTGCTCTTGTAACAGGCGGAAGCCGTGGATTAGGAAAAAATATGGCGCTAAGTCTGGCGCAAAAAGGTAGCGACGTGATTATCGTTTACCGCACCAATGAAATTGAAGCAAACGAAGTAGTTTCTGAAATTGAAAAATTAGGAAGAGCTGCGGCAGCAGTTCAGCTGGATGTGGCAGATACAAAAGCTTTTAAAGGATTTTTTGAAACGGTGTCATCGATACTAAAAGAAAAATGGGGACGTGAAACTTTCGATTTTCTTATCAATAATGCGGGAATTGACCGGTCGTCTGCCTTTGCCGACACAACGGAAGAAGATTTCGACGAGTTGATCAATGTTCATTTCAAAGGTGTTTATTTCCTTACACAAAAAGCATTGCCATTACTAGCTGACGGTGGTAGAATAGTAAATTTATCAAGCGGCTTGGCAAGATTTGCTACACCAGGTTACGCTGCTTATGGTTCAATCAAAGGTGCCATTGAAGTTTTTACCCGTTATCTGGCAAAGGAATTGGGTCATCGTGGCATTACTGCGAACGTAGTTGCACCGGGTATTATTCGTACGGATTTCACAAAACGTGCTTTTTCTCACGAAGGACTGGAAGCATATATGAATTCTCTTACCGCACTTGGAAGGGTTGGTGAGCCGGAAGATATCGGCGGTGTTGTAGCATTCCTTTGCTCGAAAGAAGCAGGTTGGATTAATGCACAACGTATCGAAGCGTCAGGTGGAATGAATTTGTAA
- a CDS encoding DUF7009 family protein, with the protein MKIRIQGNSIRIRLSKSEVDKLCTVGYIEEKTSFGKNAFGYCLQKKTGISELTASYNDDNITMFVPENLLADWPENNVVGFDANMPIGENESLYLLLEKDFKCLDNVTEDQSDNFENPNKTC; encoded by the coding sequence ATGAAAATAAGAATTCAGGGAAATTCAATACGGATACGGCTATCAAAATCAGAAGTTGATAAGTTGTGTACCGTTGGTTATATTGAAGAAAAAACATCGTTCGGAAAAAATGCTTTTGGTTATTGTTTACAGAAGAAGACAGGAATCTCAGAACTTACTGCTTCCTATAATGATGACAATATAACGATGTTTGTACCTGAGAATTTGTTAGCTGACTGGCCGGAAAATAATGTAGTCGGCTTTGATGCGAATATGCCGATCGGCGAAAATGAAAGCTTATATCTTTTGCTTGAAAAGGACTTCAAATGTCTGGATAATGTGACCGAAGATCAATCGGACAACTTTGAAAATCCTAATAAAACCTGCTAA
- a CDS encoding homoserine O-acetyltransferase family protein, whose product MQAEHKIFRYPYAYPLELGRELPGFELSYSTYGTRNPEDDNIVWICHALTGNSDAAEWWDGLVGDGKYINSEKDFIICVNVLGSAYGSTGPLSINPKTQKPYFRDFPTITVKDVVGTLEILRQELNIQKIKLCIGGSLGGQQALEWSVEAPDLFEELILIASNALHSPWGVAFNESQRMAIEADQSWKEDHEDSGKMGMRAARSMALLSYRNYDTYNFTQARDNPDQIDDFRASSYQQYQGDKFVKRFNAYSYWTLSKIMDSHNVGRNRGGIVHALGLVKAKTLVLGIKSDLLFPISEQQFLARHIPDAVFQEIDSLYGHDGFLIEYKQLTQVIRAWRETNGQLQTAKIG is encoded by the coding sequence ATGCAAGCGGAACACAAGATTTTTAGATATCCCTACGCCTATCCTTTGGAATTGGGACGTGAACTACCAGGTTTTGAATTATCGTACTCGACTTACGGTACCAGAAATCCGGAGGATGATAATATTGTCTGGATTTGTCATGCTTTAACCGGCAATTCTGATGCCGCCGAATGGTGGGATGGTTTGGTGGGTGACGGCAAATACATCAATTCAGAAAAGGATTTTATCATTTGTGTCAATGTTCTCGGCTCTGCTTATGGTTCAACCGGACCGTTGTCGATCAATCCAAAAACACAGAAACCGTATTTTCGGGATTTCCCGACGATTACGGTTAAGGATGTAGTAGGGACACTGGAAATCCTTCGTCAGGAGCTTAACATACAAAAAATTAAACTCTGTATCGGAGGGTCATTAGGCGGACAGCAGGCGTTGGAATGGTCTGTTGAAGCTCCGGATCTTTTTGAAGAGTTGATATTAATTGCGTCAAATGCCTTGCATTCGCCCTGGGGGGTGGCTTTCAATGAATCGCAGAGAATGGCGATTGAAGCAGACCAGAGTTGGAAGGAAGATCACGAAGATTCCGGAAAAATGGGCATGCGTGCAGCACGTTCGATGGCTTTGCTTTCTTACCGGAATTACGATACATACAATTTTACCCAGGCCCGCGATAATCCTGATCAGATCGATGATTTCCGCGCATCATCTTATCAGCAATATCAGGGAGACAAGTTTGTGAAAAGGTTTAATGCCTATTCTTACTGGACGCTTTCAAAAATTATGGACTCCCATAATGTGGGAAGAAACCGTGGAGGAATTGTGCATGCACTTGGTTTGGTTAAAGCGAAAACACTTGTTTTAGGTATAAAATCAGATTTACTTTTTCCAATTTCCGAACAGCAGTTTCTGGCCCGTCATATTCCTGACGCAGTATTCCAGGAAATTGATTCCCTGTACGGTCACGATGGATTTTTGATCGAATACAAACAATTAACGCAGGTAATCCGCGCGTGGCGTGAAACCAACGGGCAATTACAAACTGCAAAAATTGGTTAA
- a CDS encoding M48 family metalloprotease yields MTISRNQKVTLGFVLIIVIFLFSFFHLFRKTQINPITGKKQRISMTIQQEIELGLQCAPDIAAKYGGLHPDTEIQNRIKNIGQKLVAVQQISKSPYQFDFHVLADSQTSNTISFPGGQIFITNGLLKLLQTDDKIAVVLSHEIGHVINRHTTEKLSGFDILESFKDSSSVTLEYTPSEISNYISDILKLTFDATEEEEADDLSIKYLVNAGYNPNSLSKVLMVLKEKSDETDFLNRHPISESRIDHVKITVRKYSKSNQVSDQ; encoded by the coding sequence ATGACAATCAGTCGAAACCAGAAAGTCACACTAGGGTTTGTCCTGATTATCGTAATCTTCCTTTTTTCGTTTTTCCATTTATTTAGAAAAACACAGATAAATCCGATAACCGGAAAAAAGCAGCGTATCAGTATGACGATTCAGCAAGAAATTGAATTAGGTCTGCAATGTGCACCGGATATCGCAGCGAAATATGGCGGACTTCATCCTGATACTGAAATTCAAAACAGAATAAAAAATATCGGTCAAAAGCTTGTTGCAGTTCAGCAGATAAGCAAATCTCCTTATCAGTTTGACTTTCATGTTTTGGCTGATTCTCAAACAAGTAATACCATTTCTTTTCCTGGCGGACAGATTTTTATCACAAATGGATTGCTCAAATTACTCCAAACAGATGATAAAATCGCCGTTGTATTAAGTCATGAAATCGGGCACGTAATCAACAGGCATACCACTGAAAAGTTATCCGGATTTGATATTTTGGAATCATTTAAAGATTCGTCCAGTGTCACCTTGGAATATACTCCCTCGGAAATCTCCAACTACATTTCAGATATTTTGAAACTGACTTTTGACGCGACAGAAGAGGAAGAGGCTGATGATCTCAGTATTAAATATCTGGTTAATGCCGGATACAATCCAAATTCATTATCCAAAGTTTTAATGGTATTGAAAGAAAAGTCTGATGAAACGGATTTCTTAAACAGACATCCCATATCCGAAAGCAGGATTGATCATGTGAAAATAACCGTTCGGAAATACAGCAAATCGAATCAAGTATCCGACCAATAA
- the fdhD gene encoding formate dehydrogenase accessory sulfurtransferase FdhD — MLRDSVKHIKIIKVAVNGMTEADDQLAVEEPLEIQVKYNLDGSQTKKSISVTMRTPGNDEELAVGFLFTEGIINNTNQVENAKTDLFDENKVSVTLAENVTPKLQTSERNFYTTSSCGVCGKSSIDAIKTVSHFQQKEDNILVPANLFYTLQQALRKEQEVFQNTGGLHASALFDLQGNFQLLREDVGRHNALDKVIGASFLSDQLPLSNTILLLSGRASFELIQKASMAGIKIVAAIGAPSSLALQLAEDFGITLIGFLGKERFNIYSGSQRITF, encoded by the coding sequence ATGTTAAGAGATTCGGTCAAACATATCAAAATCATAAAAGTTGCTGTCAACGGGATGACCGAAGCCGATGATCAGCTCGCGGTGGAAGAGCCTTTGGAAATTCAGGTAAAGTATAATCTGGATGGCAGTCAAACTAAAAAAAGCATTTCTGTGACGATGCGTACGCCGGGAAATGATGAGGAACTCGCAGTTGGTTTTTTATTTACGGAAGGTATTATCAACAACACAAATCAGGTTGAAAATGCAAAAACCGATTTGTTTGATGAAAATAAAGTAAGCGTGACTTTGGCTGAAAATGTGACGCCAAAACTCCAGACATCTGAACGGAATTTCTATACTACATCCAGCTGCGGCGTTTGTGGAAAATCAAGTATTGACGCGATTAAAACGGTTTCTCATTTTCAACAAAAAGAAGATAATATTCTGGTTCCTGCAAATTTGTTTTACACGCTGCAACAAGCTTTAAGAAAAGAACAGGAAGTGTTTCAAAATACCGGCGGTTTACATGCTTCGGCGCTTTTTGATTTGCAGGGAAATTTCCAATTGTTACGTGAAGATGTCGGCAGACATAATGCGCTGGATAAAGTGATCGGCGCCTCTTTTTTATCTGATCAATTACCGTTATCCAATACGATTTTACTGCTTAGCGGAAGGGCAAGTTTCGAGCTTATTCAAAAAGCCAGTATGGCAGGAATCAAAATCGTGGCTGCGATTGGCGCTCCATCAAGTCTGGCATTGCAGCTGGCAGAAGATTTTGGTATTACGCTGATTGGTTTTCTGGGTAAAGAACGGTTTAATATTTATTCAGGAAGTCAGAGGATAACGTTCTGA